CTATTACACGTATACCCTTATTGGCTAATACGTTGCAAACATCGGGCAGCTCATCATCAAAAAACTGGGCTTCATCAATGCCAACCACGTGCACATCGCTACTCAGTAACAATATGGCCGAAGCATTATCAACCGGGGTAGAAGGAATTGAATTGGCATTGTGTGATACCAGGGCATCTTCAACAAAACGAGTGTCGGCTTTGGGACTAAATATCTCTATTTTCAGCTTCGCGATCCGGGCACGATTAAGCCTTCTGATCAGCTCTTCTGTTTTACCAGAAAACATCGATCCGCAGATCAGTTCAATACTTCCGCCTAATTCACTTTTACGTTTAAAAATTTCCTCGTTAAATACCATTCTGACTATTGTGGAGGGCAAATATCAGAATTTAATCCTATTTTTGGTAAGCATTTTTCTAAGATTGAAGCCATGAAGCAATTGGATGTATTTAAAAAGATAGGTGGTATTTTAAAAGAGCTTAATGACCAATATAATTATCTTGAAGCCGAAAGCAGCGAACTGAATGAACTTGAGTTGGAACTGTTTGTTGCCAATGCCCATTTTCTGAAAGACCATGCCGAAATATTACGCCGATTGCATGAGCGCGCCAATCCGCCCGCACCGGCCCCCATCGCCGAAAAGCCGGAGCCGGTAATAGAAATAAGCAAACCCATTCCATTGCCGTTGCCTCCCCCTGCACCTATTGATAAAAAGCCGGAGCCTATACATGAGCAACGTTATTTTGAACCTGTGGTACAACAAAAGCCTGCTGTTGAAAGTAAACTGGAGCTAACTCAAGCCGCTGTTCCGCCTGTTCAGCCACCTTATAACCCTGTTCAAAACGAGCCAGAGCCATTAAAGGAAGAACAGTCTGTTCCACACATTGATCTGGAAACGGAAAGCACGAGCGACACCTATTCATTTGAACGTCATGAACCAGAACCTGTAAAAGAAGAACTGGAGATTGACCAGACCGCTGAATGGGAAGATGAAGAGGACCACTTTGAACAGGAAGAGCTTACTGAACAATTGCCCCCGGCAACCGCAGATGTTCAACCTGTTTCAGAACTGCCTTTTAGAGAAACCAAATCAGAGCCAATTGTTGATCACGCAGATAATAGTAAAGCTGCTACTGACGATAAGATACTTACCATTAATCAAAAAATATCGGCACTAAAAGCCGAAAAAGATAAAGGGGCTCCTGCTGCCTCATCTCCAGCAACTGTTTTGCCTATTACCGATCTAAAATCGGCCATTAACCTAAACGATAAACTGCTTTATATTAAAGATTTGTTTAATGGTTACAGTTTGGCATATAGCGAAGCTGTTGAAATAGTGAACCGCTTTAATTCATTTGAGGAAGCCGAACGTTTCTTGAAAACCAACTATGTTGTAAAAAATAACTGGGAAAGCAAACCTACTACTGCCGAAAAATTTTATGCTTTACTAAAGCGAAGATATCCTGCAGGCTAAAAACTAAAACAAGAAAAGCCCCGATATATCGGGGCTTTTCTTGTTTTAAGGAAAAACGTTAAGCTTTCGGCTTTTAGCTCAAACTATAATTTAATTTTTTATGGCTTCCTTGTTCTATCACCATACCTTTGTCCAATACAATGATATTATCTGCATTATTTAAAGTGCTTGAACGGTGCGTAATAACAATTACTGTCTTTTGCTCTTCTTTTAACATTTCAATCATCTTTTGCACGTACTTTTCAGACACAGAATCAAGCGAAGAAGTGGCTTCGTCCAATATCAGAATTTCGGGATTACGGTATAATGCCCGGGCTATTGCAATACGTTGCCTTTGACCGCCAGAGAGTGATGTTCCATTCTCACCCAGGTAAGTTTGGAATCCTTTGGGTAACGATTCGATAAAGCCGGTTATACCCAACTTAGCTGATATATCGATGATCTTTTTCATATCCGGCTCATTGTCGCCAACAGCGATGTTATCAATAACATTACCGGCAAACAGGTCAATTTGCTGGGGCACTACTGATATCATCTGACGAAGAGACGAATTGTTGATGTATTTGAGATCATACTCGCCTATACGTACATTACCTCCTTGTATAGGATATATGTTTTGCAATATCGACATGAGTGTAGATTTACCCGAACCGCTTTCGCCTACAATAGCGGTAAACTTACCCTTCGGGATAATCAAACTCAGGTTATCAAAAACAGCTACTCTTGTACCATACCTGAAAGAAACATTTTCAAAACGGATATCACCAATTTTATCGGGACTGAGATCAATTTGGTTCTCATCTTTTTCGCGCTCCAGGTCCATAATCTCAAACAACCTGTCGGCCGCAATCACGGCATCCTGTACGGTTCTGTTCATCCCGATCAATGATGATACCGGTCCGGTAAAATAACCTATCAAGGTATAAAATGATAAAAGCTCACCAGGGGTTATGTTATTATCCATCACATAACCGGCACCTACCCAAAGCAGGGCTATGGTTAATAAACGAGATATCAATTCGGAAGAGGTACCTGAAAACACAGAGTTCAGGTTTGATTTCATGCCGATTTTCAGCAATCTAACAAAACGCACTTCTGTTTTTTCATCTGCATGATCTTCCAGGCCAAAACGTTTTATGGTACCAACAGCGTTTAAGCTTTCTACCAGCTGCGATTCCAGCTCTGCAGCATCCTCCATCAGTTTGCGCTGCGCCTTTTTATTGAGTTTATCAGTTATGTAATAAATAGCCAGATATAAAGGAATAACGCTAAGCATGATGAGTGCCAGTTTCCAATAATAGGTAAACATCATGATAAAGGAAAACACAACGATGAATATGTTTACCAGGAAATTGATACTTACATCATTCAAAAACGTACGGATCTTTACTGCATCATTGATACGCGAAATGATCTCGCCCACGCGCATGGTATCAAAAAACTGTTGCGGCAGCCTGAGCAAATGTTTATAATAGCCCAAGATGAGTTTGGCATCAATCATTTGCCCGGTTTTCAGGGTAAATATAGTTTTGGCAGTACCTATAAAAAGCTGCAATGCCAAAATAATTACCATGCCTATACCCATAATATTGAGCAGGTTTCGGTTTCCGTCAACCAATACAAAGTCGACCAGTTTTTGCACAAAAACCGAAGTTGACAAACCTAAAATGGTATAAACAACAGCACCAAACAGCGCCTGTATTAAAATACTTCTGTGGGGTTTAATCAATGTCCAAAAACGCCCCTCTACAGATTTTTTTTCGTTCCCCGCTTCAAATTCTTCCGACGGTAGCAACAAAATCAGTGTTCCGGACCATTCTTTCTTAAATTCATCATGGGTCCTGCGACTCAGTTGCCCGTCAATTGGGTCCATC
This window of the Mucilaginibacter inviolabilis genome carries:
- a CDS encoding peptidase domain-containing ABC transporter gives rise to the protein MSIKIKQRDITDCGAACLASVSSHYKLDLAVARIRQLAGTDKKGTNVLGMVEAAQKLGFEAKGVKGPFESLFKIPKPAIAHLVVKEILHHYVVIYKVTDKFIEVMDPIDGQLSRRTHDEFKKEWSGTLILLLPSEEFEAGNEKKSVEGRFWTLIKPHRSILIQALFGAVVYTILGLSTSVFVQKLVDFVLVDGNRNLLNIMGIGMVIILALQLFIGTAKTIFTLKTGQMIDAKLILGYYKHLLRLPQQFFDTMRVGEIISRINDAVKIRTFLNDVSINFLVNIFIVVFSFIMMFTYYWKLALIMLSVIPLYLAIYYITDKLNKKAQRKLMEDAAELESQLVESLNAVGTIKRFGLEDHADEKTEVRFVRLLKIGMKSNLNSVFSGTSSELISRLLTIALLWVGAGYVMDNNITPGELLSFYTLIGYFTGPVSSLIGMNRTVQDAVIAADRLFEIMDLEREKDENQIDLSPDKIGDIRFENVSFRYGTRVAVFDNLSLIIPKGKFTAIVGESGSGKSTLMSILQNIYPIQGGNVRIGEYDLKYINNSSLRQMISVVPQQIDLFAGNVIDNIAVGDNEPDMKKIIDISAKLGITGFIESLPKGFQTYLGENGTSLSGGQRQRIAIARALYRNPEILILDEATSSLDSVSEKYVQKMIEMLKEEQKTVIVITHRSSTLNNADNIIVLDKGMVIEQGSHKKLNYSLS
- a CDS encoding thymidine kinase; translation: MVFNEEIFKRKSELGGSIELICGSMFSGKTEELIRRLNRARIAKLKIEIFSPKADTRFVEDALVSHNANSIPSTPVDNASAILLLSSDVHVVGIDEAQFFDDELPDVCNVLANKGIRVIVAGLDMDFKGRPFGPMPAIMAIAESVTKLHAVCVRCGNPALYSYRLVPDEAKILLGEQESYEPRCRICYHS